Proteins encoded within one genomic window of Paenarthrobacter sp. JL.01a:
- a CDS encoding FKBP-type peptidyl-prolyl cis-trans isomerase, with product MRRLLAILLPALLLMTACGGSNAAPEPSSQSAGDISKLDSVKVTDNGNDKAPGVEFSKPLSVSEPTVKVVKEGDGERVKAGQTAELVYVAMDGNDGKTVEDAYANGPQPIELTDELKSGNPQIYNAIVGAKIGSQIAFAAPGNAEASPAAATQLVVFKLLSAKDPAPVLDKPEGDPVTPPAGLPTVKEDDKGIPQISVDGVAAPKELIAQDLIKGNGAAVKASDTLTVNYVGVNLVGGTKFDSSYDRGKPASFPLTGVIKGWTQGLEGKTVGSRVLLVIPQDLAYGAAGQGEAKGDLVFVVDILGVK from the coding sequence GTGCGCCGACTCCTAGCAATTCTTCTTCCTGCCCTGCTGCTCATGACCGCGTGCGGCGGAAGCAACGCGGCACCCGAGCCCAGCAGCCAGTCCGCGGGTGACATTTCCAAGCTCGACTCCGTGAAAGTGACGGACAACGGCAACGACAAAGCACCCGGCGTTGAATTCTCCAAGCCGCTCAGCGTGTCCGAACCCACGGTCAAGGTAGTCAAGGAAGGTGACGGAGAGCGCGTAAAGGCCGGGCAGACGGCCGAACTCGTCTACGTAGCCATGGATGGCAATGACGGCAAGACGGTGGAAGACGCCTACGCCAATGGTCCCCAGCCAATCGAGCTCACGGATGAACTGAAGTCCGGCAACCCGCAGATCTACAACGCGATCGTGGGTGCCAAGATCGGTTCACAGATCGCATTCGCCGCCCCTGGCAACGCCGAAGCGTCGCCGGCGGCCGCCACCCAGTTGGTTGTCTTCAAGCTGCTCTCCGCCAAGGACCCGGCTCCGGTGCTGGACAAGCCCGAAGGTGACCCGGTTACTCCTCCCGCCGGTCTTCCTACCGTGAAGGAAGACGACAAGGGCATTCCCCAGATCTCAGTTGACGGCGTCGCAGCCCCCAAGGAGCTCATCGCCCAGGACCTGATCAAGGGCAATGGCGCCGCTGTCAAGGCATCCGACACCCTGACCGTGAATTACGTTGGCGTGAACCTCGTAGGCGGCACCAAGTTCGATTCCAGCTACGACCGTGGAAAGCCCGCCAGCTTCCCCCTCACCGGCGTCATCAAGGGCTGGACGCAAGGCCTCGAGGGCAAGACCGTTGGTTCCCGCGTCCTGTTGGTCATTCCGCAGGACCTCGCCTACGGCGCCGCCGGCCAGGGCGAGGCCAAGGGTGACCTTGTCTTCGTCGTGGATATCCTGGGCGTCAAGTAA
- the arc gene encoding proteasome ATPase, which yields MDTPNNDLGRPTPEDANTAAEERAGRGIAPVQPPEPSTDLTVAERQINILRDKLRHIDRQLAAATQNNSKLVSMLETAKAEILRLKGALEQEGQPPYSFGTVLQVNPRRQPAPGSSGQAATEESVDIFNAGRKMRVGVSPLVNVNQLAVGQEVLLNEALLIVAGLGYERAGELVTLKEMLGKDRALVVGRADEERVVRLSGALQELHLKVGDALSLDSRTGYALEKVPRAEVENLVLEEVPDITYQDIGGLGPQIEQIRDAVELPFLHPDLYREHGLKAPKGILLYGPPGCGKTLIAKAVANSLAARAAERAGNTDLKSYFLNIKGPELLDKYVGETERHIRLIFARAREKASDGSPVVVFFDEMDSLFRTRGTGVSSDVETTIVPQLLSEIDGVERLDNVIVIGASNREDMIDPAILRPGRLDVKVKIQRPDAEAAADIFAKYITTDLPFHAQDLAEYGGDVQATVDAMVQRTVEAMYSTEKSNEYLEVTYANGDTEMLYFKDFNSGAVVQNVVDRAKKYAIKDLLTNQQKGLRIEHLLRAVVDEFREHEDMPNTTNPDDWARISGKKGERITYIRTIVQGKAGQEPGKSIETTANTGQYL from the coding sequence GTGGATACGCCAAACAACGACCTTGGACGGCCGACGCCGGAGGATGCAAATACAGCGGCAGAGGAAAGGGCGGGCCGGGGTATCGCCCCAGTTCAGCCACCTGAACCCTCCACCGACCTGACTGTTGCCGAACGGCAGATCAACATCCTTCGGGACAAGCTCCGCCACATTGACCGCCAGCTGGCCGCCGCTACCCAGAACAACAGCAAGCTCGTGAGCATGCTGGAAACTGCCAAAGCCGAGATCCTTCGCCTCAAGGGGGCCTTGGAGCAGGAGGGCCAGCCGCCCTACAGCTTCGGCACCGTACTCCAGGTCAACCCGCGCAGGCAGCCGGCGCCCGGAAGTTCGGGGCAAGCTGCGACGGAAGAGTCTGTGGACATCTTCAACGCCGGCCGGAAGATGCGCGTGGGCGTGAGCCCCCTGGTCAATGTCAACCAACTCGCTGTAGGGCAGGAAGTCCTGCTCAATGAAGCGCTCCTCATCGTGGCAGGACTTGGCTACGAACGGGCCGGTGAGCTGGTCACGTTGAAGGAAATGCTCGGCAAAGACCGTGCACTGGTAGTGGGCCGCGCCGATGAGGAACGGGTAGTCCGGCTCTCCGGTGCCCTCCAGGAACTCCACCTCAAGGTCGGCGACGCACTTTCGCTCGATTCCCGGACCGGGTACGCCCTGGAGAAGGTTCCCCGCGCCGAAGTGGAAAACCTGGTCCTCGAGGAAGTTCCGGACATCACCTACCAGGACATTGGCGGCCTCGGTCCGCAGATTGAACAAATCCGTGACGCCGTTGAATTGCCGTTCCTGCATCCGGACCTCTACCGCGAACACGGATTGAAGGCCCCCAAGGGCATCCTGTTGTACGGTCCTCCGGGCTGCGGAAAGACCTTGATCGCAAAAGCCGTGGCGAACTCCCTCGCTGCCAGGGCCGCCGAACGCGCCGGCAACACCGACCTCAAGAGCTACTTCCTGAACATCAAGGGTCCAGAGCTCCTGGACAAGTATGTCGGCGAAACTGAGCGGCATATCCGGTTGATCTTCGCCCGGGCCCGTGAGAAGGCGTCGGACGGCAGCCCCGTGGTTGTCTTCTTCGATGAGATGGACTCGCTTTTCAGGACCCGCGGTACCGGTGTGTCATCCGACGTCGAAACCACCATCGTGCCCCAGCTGCTCAGCGAGATCGACGGCGTGGAGCGCCTGGACAACGTCATTGTCATCGGCGCATCCAACAGGGAAGACATGATCGACCCCGCGATCCTCCGGCCGGGACGCCTCGATGTAAAAGTGAAGATCCAACGGCCTGATGCCGAAGCTGCCGCAGACATTTTTGCCAAATACATCACAACGGACCTGCCGTTCCACGCCCAGGACCTGGCGGAGTACGGCGGCGATGTCCAGGCAACGGTGGACGCCATGGTCCAGCGGACCGTGGAAGCCATGTACTCCACCGAGAAATCCAACGAGTACCTCGAAGTCACCTACGCCAACGGCGACACGGAGATGCTGTATTTCAAGGACTTCAATTCCGGAGCTGTGGTGCAGAACGTGGTGGACCGCGCCAAGAAGTACGCCATCAAGGATCTTTTGACCAACCAGCAAAAGGGCCTCCGGATCGAGCATCTGCTGCGTGCCGTGGTGGATGAGTTCCGGGAGCACGAGGACATGCCGAACACCACCAATCCGGACGATTGGGCCCGCATTTCGGGCAAGAAGGGTGAGCGGATCACCTACATCCGGACCATCGTCCAAGGCAAGGCCGGGCAGGAACCTGGCAAGTCCATCGAGACCACCGCGAACACGGGCCAGTACCTGTGA
- a CDS encoding site-2 protease family protein yields the protein MSSSPAPHHAASKKEGIPLGKIAGVPVYLAYSWFVIAAITVVFYGPVIIDKFPGIGNWGYLAGLAVALLLAVSVLLHEMAHALSARAFGWPTEKIVLNLWGGHTQFENFTASPGRSVIVALAGPASNFVIAGIMWAVTSTGTLSGIPRMLADILMLANLVIGIFNVLPGMPLDGGRLVESAVWKATGSQDKGTIAAGWSGRIIVVALVIWFIVVPFLRGQLPDLMYTVVTVLVCGFLWMSASSSIHHAKLRSRLYMVTAAGLAEPAVGVPNSATVADVLAIAPAGSPAVVICGPDGKPQGVVDGPAVASVPFEATTTTPVTAVAHALAAGAYVPEWSKGQELIQYLAQLDGGEYAVVDHNGVVTGLLRQDAVVTAITGKEPRRSGRA from the coding sequence GTGAGCAGTTCCCCCGCACCCCATCACGCCGCGTCGAAAAAGGAAGGCATCCCGCTGGGGAAGATCGCCGGCGTGCCCGTCTACCTGGCGTACTCCTGGTTCGTGATTGCCGCGATCACAGTGGTTTTCTACGGCCCGGTTATCATCGACAAGTTTCCTGGCATTGGCAACTGGGGATACCTGGCTGGCCTTGCAGTCGCCTTGCTGCTGGCCGTCTCTGTCCTCCTGCACGAAATGGCCCACGCCCTCAGCGCCAGGGCCTTCGGTTGGCCCACAGAGAAGATCGTGCTGAACCTGTGGGGTGGCCACACCCAATTCGAAAACTTCACGGCCTCGCCCGGCCGCTCGGTCATCGTTGCCCTCGCTGGACCGGCGTCGAACTTCGTCATCGCCGGGATCATGTGGGCTGTAACGTCCACCGGAACGCTCAGTGGCATACCCCGTATGCTGGCCGACATCCTGATGCTCGCCAATCTCGTGATCGGTATCTTCAACGTCCTGCCCGGAATGCCCTTGGATGGTGGCCGCCTGGTGGAGTCAGCTGTCTGGAAAGCGACGGGCAGCCAGGACAAGGGAACCATTGCCGCCGGCTGGTCCGGCCGGATCATCGTGGTGGCTTTGGTGATCTGGTTCATTGTCGTGCCGTTCCTCAGGGGCCAGTTGCCCGACCTCATGTACACGGTTGTTACCGTCCTGGTCTGCGGCTTCCTCTGGATGAGTGCTTCGAGCTCCATCCACCACGCAAAACTGCGCAGCCGCCTGTACATGGTGACTGCCGCCGGCCTGGCAGAGCCCGCTGTCGGTGTGCCGAACTCGGCCACAGTGGCAGACGTCCTGGCCATAGCACCTGCGGGAAGTCCCGCCGTCGTGATCTGCGGACCTGATGGCAAGCCGCAAGGCGTTGTTGATGGTCCCGCCGTTGCAAGCGTCCCCTTTGAAGCGACCACGACGACGCCCGTCACCGCGGTTGCCCACGCCCTGGCCGCCGGGGCGTACGTCCCCGAATGGTCGAAGGGCCAGGAGCTGATCCAGTACTTGGCGCAGCTGGACGGCGGCGAATACGCTGTGGTGGACCACAACGGAGTCGTCACCGGATTGCTTCGCCAGGACGCCGTAGTGACAGCCATAACAGGCAAGGAACCCCGCAGGAGCGGTCGCGCCTGA
- a CDS encoding FKBP-type peptidyl-prolyl cis-trans isomerase, translating to MSFGQRDFDRTKPEIDFPEGDVPTELVITDLIEGTGREAQAGDTVSTHYVGVAWSTGEEFDASWGRGAPLDFRVGVGQVIQGWDQGLLGMKVGGRRRLEIPSELAYGSRGAGGAIKPNEALIFVVDLVAVR from the coding sequence ATGTCATTTGGTCAGCGTGACTTCGACCGCACCAAGCCGGAAATCGACTTCCCGGAAGGCGATGTCCCCACGGAGCTCGTCATCACGGACCTCATCGAAGGCACCGGCCGCGAGGCCCAGGCCGGGGACACCGTCTCCACTCACTACGTTGGGGTTGCCTGGTCAACGGGCGAAGAATTCGACGCTTCCTGGGGCCGTGGCGCCCCTCTGGACTTCCGCGTAGGCGTTGGCCAGGTTATCCAGGGCTGGGACCAGGGCCTGCTGGGTATGAAGGTTGGCGGACGCCGCCGCCTCGAAATCCCCTCGGAGCTTGCTTACGGCTCACGCGGCGCCGGCGGGGCCATCAAGCCGAACGAAGCTTTGATCTTCGTGGTTGACCTCGTGGCTGTCCGCTAA
- the prcB gene encoding proteasome subunit beta produces the protein MQDPSNGPLATQATSSFTEHLQRSRPELLPFNQPLPAGSVPASPHATTIVALTYAGGVLMAGDRRATMGNVIASRHIEKVFPADEFSVLGIAGTAGLAIDITRLFQVELEHYEKIEGTLLSLVGKANRLGAMIRGNLPMAMQGMAVIPLFAGFDHVSGVGRLFSYDVTGGRYEEQEHHSVGSGSVFARGALKKLWKPNLTEEDAVAVAVEALYDAADDDSATGGPDPVRQLWPVVYTVNRAGNRRVPERDLAAIAGDIVESRAIAGREA, from the coding sequence ATGCAGGACCCATCAAACGGCCCCCTGGCCACCCAGGCAACGTCTTCATTCACCGAGCATCTCCAACGCTCGCGTCCTGAACTCCTTCCGTTCAATCAACCGCTGCCCGCCGGCTCCGTGCCGGCATCACCCCACGCCACCACCATCGTGGCGCTGACATACGCCGGCGGAGTGCTGATGGCGGGTGATCGTCGCGCCACCATGGGCAACGTCATCGCCAGCCGCCACATCGAGAAAGTGTTCCCGGCCGATGAATTTTCGGTACTGGGTATCGCCGGGACAGCCGGCCTGGCAATCGACATCACGCGCCTTTTCCAGGTGGAGCTCGAACACTACGAAAAGATCGAAGGTACGCTCCTGAGCCTGGTGGGCAAGGCAAACCGCCTCGGTGCCATGATCCGGGGGAACCTGCCCATGGCGATGCAGGGGATGGCGGTCATTCCGCTGTTCGCCGGCTTCGACCACGTCAGCGGCGTGGGCCGCTTGTTCTCCTATGACGTCACGGGCGGCCGCTATGAAGAGCAGGAACACCACTCGGTGGGATCGGGATCGGTCTTTGCCAGGGGTGCGCTGAAGAAGCTGTGGAAGCCTAATCTGACCGAGGAGGACGCGGTCGCGGTAGCTGTCGAGGCACTCTACGACGCCGCTGACGATGACTCCGCCACAGGCGGCCCGGACCCGGTACGCCAACTCTGGCCAGTTGTTTACACAGTGAACCGCGCCGGAAACCGCAGGGTTCCTGAGCGGGACCTCGCGGCCATTGCGGGAGACATCGTTGAATCGCGGGCCATCGCCGGACGGGAGGCCTGA
- a CDS encoding tRNA (adenine-N1)-methyltransferase: protein MNRETAAPEASASPDKAATGSTVQPTGAARRRGPFRVGERVQLTDERGRMNTIMLEAGGAFHTHRGFLNHDEIIGKVDGSVVSNNVGQQYQTLRPLLSDFVLSMPRGAAVVYPKDAAQIVTMADIFPGARVVEAGVGSGALSISLLRAVGDGGYLHSFERREEFADIARGNVETIFGGPHPAWQISLGDFQEEVVKAEAPGSVDRVVLDMLAPWECLDAVATVLAPGGVWINYVATVTQLSRTAEAIRADGRFTEPDAWESMVRGWHLEGLAVRPDHRMVAHTGFLLVTRRLADGVTGISVKRRPSKTEFSEEDLNAWTPGAVGERSVSDKKLRRAARDAIAGTNVQDDPTVTN from the coding sequence ATGAACCGCGAAACCGCCGCCCCCGAGGCAAGCGCAAGCCCGGACAAGGCAGCCACCGGCTCCACTGTGCAGCCAACGGGTGCTGCTCGGCGTCGCGGGCCCTTCCGTGTGGGAGAGCGGGTCCAGCTCACTGACGAGCGCGGGCGAATGAACACGATCATGCTGGAAGCGGGCGGCGCGTTCCACACGCACCGTGGATTCCTGAACCACGACGAAATCATCGGCAAGGTAGATGGTTCCGTGGTGAGCAACAATGTTGGCCAGCAGTACCAGACGCTGCGCCCCCTGTTGTCCGACTTCGTGTTGTCCATGCCCCGTGGTGCTGCCGTTGTCTACCCCAAAGACGCAGCCCAGATCGTTACCATGGCAGACATCTTCCCGGGTGCCCGCGTTGTGGAAGCAGGCGTCGGATCAGGCGCACTGTCGATTTCGCTGCTCCGTGCGGTAGGCGACGGCGGTTACCTGCACTCCTTCGAGCGTCGCGAAGAGTTCGCTGACATCGCCCGGGGAAACGTGGAGACCATCTTCGGCGGGCCCCACCCGGCCTGGCAAATCTCCTTGGGCGACTTCCAGGAGGAAGTCGTCAAGGCTGAGGCTCCCGGATCCGTGGACCGCGTGGTCCTGGACATGCTCGCTCCATGGGAATGCCTCGACGCCGTCGCAACCGTCCTGGCACCAGGTGGCGTGTGGATCAACTACGTCGCCACGGTGACGCAGTTGTCGCGCACCGCCGAAGCGATCCGCGCCGACGGCCGCTTTACCGAGCCCGATGCCTGGGAGTCCATGGTCCGTGGCTGGCACCTGGAGGGCCTGGCCGTCCGGCCCGACCACCGCATGGTTGCCCACACCGGTTTCCTGTTGGTAACCCGGCGCCTGGCCGACGGCGTGACCGGAATTTCCGTGAAGCGGCGTCCTTCCAAGACTGAATTCAGCGAAGAGGACCTCAACGCCTGGACCCCCGGTGCGGTAGGCGAACGTTCTGTCTCGGATAAGAAGTTGCGCCGCGCCGCCCGTGATGCCATCGCCGGAACCAACGTCCAGGACGACCCCACGGTCACAAACTGA
- the pafA gene encoding Pup--protein ligase, whose product MDKRIFGIETEFGISYSSPDSRPLAPEEVARYLFRKVVSWGRSSNVFLTNGSRLYLDVGSHPEYATAECDDLAQLIAHDRAGELILDDLVDEAQSRLAAEGFNGTVYLFKNNTDSAGNSYGSHENYLIPRRGEFSRLAEILIPFLVTRQLIAGAGKVLKTPHGATFAFSQRADHIWEGVSSATTRSRPIINTRDEPHADAEFYRRLHVIVGDSNMSETTALLKVGTVDLILRMIESGVIMRDMRMENPIRSIREISHDLTGRALVRLANGRQLTALDIQREYLTKVTDFVATNGAHNAHVPLILDLWKRTLDAIESGDTSTIDTEVDWAIKKKLMDGYMGRHGLGLDSPRIAQLDLTYHDISRQRGLFFLLQARGAARRLVTETDVKDAVDAPPQTTRAKLRGDFVRRAQELGRDYTVDWVHLKLNDRAHQTILCKDPFRSEDERVDALLDSMG is encoded by the coding sequence ATGGACAAACGCATATTCGGCATCGAAACGGAATTCGGGATCTCCTATTCCAGCCCTGATTCGCGTCCTTTGGCACCTGAGGAAGTGGCCCGCTACCTCTTCAGGAAAGTGGTCAGCTGGGGGAGGTCTTCGAACGTCTTCCTGACCAACGGCTCGCGGCTCTACCTGGACGTGGGTTCCCACCCCGAATACGCCACGGCTGAGTGCGATGACCTTGCCCAGCTCATTGCCCACGACAGGGCAGGGGAGCTCATTCTCGATGACCTCGTTGATGAGGCCCAGAGCAGGCTGGCCGCCGAAGGCTTCAACGGAACCGTCTACCTTTTCAAGAACAACACTGATTCGGCGGGAAACTCCTACGGCAGCCATGAGAACTACTTGATTCCCCGCCGCGGTGAATTCTCGCGCTTGGCCGAAATCCTGATTCCCTTCCTGGTGACCCGGCAGTTGATCGCAGGTGCCGGCAAGGTATTGAAGACCCCGCACGGCGCCACCTTTGCCTTCTCCCAACGCGCAGACCACATCTGGGAAGGCGTGTCCTCCGCGACCACCCGCTCGCGTCCCATCATCAACACCCGGGACGAGCCGCACGCCGACGCCGAGTTCTACCGTCGTCTCCACGTCATCGTCGGGGACTCCAACATGTCCGAGACAACGGCCTTGCTCAAAGTCGGTACCGTGGACCTCATTCTCCGGATGATCGAGTCGGGCGTCATCATGCGGGACATGCGCATGGAAAACCCCATCCGCAGCATCCGGGAAATTTCCCACGACCTTACGGGCCGGGCTTTGGTCCGCCTCGCCAACGGCAGGCAGCTCACAGCCCTTGATATCCAGCGCGAATACCTCACCAAGGTCACGGACTTCGTCGCCACCAATGGAGCCCACAACGCCCACGTCCCCTTGATCCTGGACCTGTGGAAGCGCACTCTTGACGCCATCGAAAGCGGCGACACGAGCACCATTGACACCGAGGTTGACTGGGCAATCAAGAAAAAGCTCATGGATGGCTACATGGGACGGCACGGGCTTGGCCTCGATTCGCCGCGGATCGCCCAACTCGACCTTACGTACCATGACATCTCACGGCAGAGGGGCCTGTTCTTCCTGCTCCAGGCCAGGGGAGCGGCCCGCCGCCTCGTCACAGAGACCGACGTCAAGGACGCCGTGGATGCGCCTCCCCAGACCACTCGTGCCAAGCTGCGCGGTGACTTCGTCCGCCGGGCCCAGGAACTTGGCCGGGACTACACCGTCGACTGGGTCCACCTGAAACTGAACGACCGCGCGCACCAGACCATTCTCTGCAAGGACCCCTTCCGTAGCGAGGACGAAAGGGTGGATGCACTCCTGGACTCCATGGGCTGA
- the dop gene encoding depupylase/deamidase Dop codes for MRVMGSETEYGIHAPSAPGANATMMSARIIQAYAAVTRQRAAGGAETRWDYTDEEPLHDARGWTVDRSAADPSQLTDQPPVLDAEAVALAYGRQELELDGADESGSLLMNMVLGNGARLYVDHAHPEYSSPEVTNPRDAVAWDAAGDLVALATMRKVAADTSLPAINLYKNNTDNKSVSYGSHENYLMPRSVPFGDIIRGLTPFFVSRQVLCGAGRVGLGQDSSTPGYQISQRADFFEAEVGLETTIRRPIINTRDEPHATADKYRRLHVIIGDANLSQASNYLKFGTTAMVLSLIEAGQAPKVEVHEPVQALQAVSHDTTLTATVRLLDGRRVTALDLQWMYYEAAAKLAQETGVADSLSGDGHSNEVLSRWESTLTALGSDVMSAASSVEWVAKKSILEGYRNRDGLGWDDARLGLVDLQWSDIRPEKGLYYRLLSNNRMQRVVDDADIARAVTEPPSDTRAYFRGKCVSRFGKDVVGASWDSVIFDVPGLGKLQRVPTREPLRGTQALTGALFERHTEAGPFLAELLGQNPPPARA; via the coding sequence ATGCGCGTCATGGGCTCGGAAACTGAATACGGTATCCATGCGCCGTCAGCACCGGGCGCCAATGCCACCATGATGTCTGCGAGGATCATCCAGGCCTACGCCGCCGTGACGCGCCAGCGCGCCGCCGGCGGGGCCGAGACACGGTGGGACTACACGGACGAAGAGCCGCTCCACGACGCGCGCGGCTGGACGGTGGACAGGTCGGCGGCAGATCCAAGCCAGCTCACCGACCAGCCACCGGTTCTCGACGCCGAAGCTGTCGCCTTGGCATATGGCCGCCAGGAACTGGAGCTTGATGGCGCGGACGAGTCCGGTTCCCTCCTGATGAACATGGTGCTCGGCAACGGCGCGCGTCTGTACGTGGACCATGCCCATCCGGAGTACTCCAGCCCGGAGGTCACCAATCCCCGGGATGCGGTTGCCTGGGACGCCGCCGGCGACCTCGTGGCGCTTGCCACAATGCGGAAGGTTGCCGCCGACACCAGCTTGCCTGCCATCAACCTGTACAAGAACAACACCGATAACAAGTCGGTGTCCTACGGCTCCCATGAGAACTACCTCATGCCCCGTTCGGTGCCCTTTGGCGACATCATCCGCGGCCTGACGCCGTTCTTCGTGTCCCGTCAGGTTCTCTGCGGTGCCGGCCGCGTGGGGTTAGGGCAGGACAGTTCAACTCCGGGTTACCAGATCAGCCAGCGGGCCGATTTCTTCGAAGCGGAAGTCGGGCTGGAGACAACCATCCGCCGCCCCATCATCAACACCCGGGATGAACCGCATGCAACGGCCGACAAGTACCGCCGCCTGCATGTGATCATCGGGGACGCCAACCTCAGCCAAGCCTCCAACTACCTCAAATTCGGTACCACGGCCATGGTCTTGAGCCTCATTGAGGCCGGACAGGCTCCCAAAGTCGAGGTCCACGAGCCTGTGCAGGCCCTTCAGGCCGTCAGCCACGACACCACTCTGACGGCGACGGTCCGGCTGCTCGACGGGCGCAGGGTGACAGCGCTCGATCTGCAGTGGATGTACTACGAGGCCGCAGCGAAGCTTGCCCAGGAAACCGGCGTGGCAGATTCCCTCTCCGGAGACGGCCACAGCAATGAGGTTCTCTCACGCTGGGAATCCACGTTGACCGCGTTGGGCTCCGATGTCATGTCTGCCGCTTCCTCCGTGGAGTGGGTGGCGAAAAAGTCGATCCTGGAGGGGTACCGTAACAGGGACGGCCTGGGTTGGGACGACGCCAGGCTCGGTTTGGTGGACCTTCAGTGGTCCGACATCCGCCCCGAGAAAGGCCTCTACTACAGGCTTCTGTCCAACAACCGCATGCAGCGGGTGGTGGACGACGCCGACATCGCCCGGGCGGTGACGGAACCGCCGTCGGATACCCGCGCGTACTTCCGCGGCAAGTGCGTTTCGAGGTTCGGCAAGGACGTTGTGGGCGCCAGCTGGGACTCGGTGATCTTCGACGTGCCGGGACTCGGGAAACTACAGCGCGTGCCAACCCGTGAACCCTTGCGCGGGACACAGGCGCTGACCGGAGCACTCTTCGAACGCCACACTGAAGCGGGCCCGTTCCTGGCCGAATTGTTGGGCCAGAATCCACCACCGGCAAGGGCCTGA
- the prcA gene encoding proteasome subunit alpha, giving the protein MTQQFYVSPEQLMKDRADFARKGIARGRSVVVISCADGIALIAENPSPSLHKIGEIYDKIAFAAVGKYNEFESLRQAGVRYADVRGYSYDREDVTARGLASVYAQSLGAVFTAEQKPFEVELAVAEVGATQEQDHLYRLTFDGSIADENGFVVMGGLADQISDVVSGAWEPELTLPGAMRLALRALAADKELEALPATAVEAAVLYRASESHRGSRRAFRRLLPEDMTRLLTEEA; this is encoded by the coding sequence ATGACGCAGCAGTTCTATGTTTCTCCTGAACAACTGATGAAGGACCGCGCGGACTTCGCGCGGAAGGGCATCGCCCGCGGCAGGTCCGTCGTGGTCATCAGCTGCGCCGACGGCATCGCGCTGATCGCCGAGAATCCATCACCGTCCCTGCACAAAATCGGCGAAATCTACGACAAGATCGCCTTTGCGGCCGTAGGCAAGTACAACGAGTTCGAGAGCCTGCGCCAGGCAGGCGTCCGCTACGCCGATGTCCGCGGCTACTCCTACGACCGCGAAGACGTCACAGCCCGCGGCCTGGCCAGTGTGTACGCGCAAAGCCTCGGAGCTGTGTTCACCGCTGAACAGAAGCCTTTCGAGGTTGAACTGGCGGTGGCCGAGGTAGGCGCGACGCAGGAGCAGGACCACCTTTACCGCCTGACCTTCGATGGTTCCATCGCTGACGAGAACGGTTTCGTCGTCATGGGCGGACTGGCAGACCAGATTTCCGACGTCGTCAGCGGGGCCTGGGAGCCGGAACTCACCCTCCCGGGGGCCATGCGTCTGGCGTTGCGTGCCTTGGCTGCCGATAAGGAACTCGAAGCCCTGCCGGCTACCGCCGTCGAAGCCGCTGTCCTCTACCGCGCGTCGGAGAGCCACCGCGGATCACGCCGGGCGTTCCGGCGGCTGCTGCCCGAGGACATGACCCGGTTGCTCACAGAGGAGGCCTGA
- a CDS encoding ubiquitin-like protein Pup produces MAAQEQQQPQSRETEAEVDVPEAPPAAPEAQASEATQGVDDLLDEIDGVLESNAEEFVRAFVQKGGQ; encoded by the coding sequence ATGGCAGCTCAGGAGCAGCAACAACCACAGTCGCGGGAAACCGAAGCTGAAGTGGACGTCCCGGAGGCTCCGCCCGCAGCGCCCGAGGCCCAGGCATCGGAGGCAACACAGGGCGTGGATGATCTCCTCGACGAAATCGACGGCGTACTGGAATCGAACGCCGAAGAGTTCGTCCGGGCCTTCGTCCAAAAAGGCGGTCAGTAA